The following are from one region of the Coffea eugenioides isolate CCC68of chromosome 2, Ceug_1.0, whole genome shotgun sequence genome:
- the LOC113763218 gene encoding uncharacterized protein LOC113763218 yields the protein MASLKPGILLKLLQNVDNKEAKVVGEHRSALLQVIGIVPSLDDDPWKSRGFYLRVSDSVHSAYLSVLDEDVELILSDKIQLGQFIHVTRLDSGSPVPVLCGLKPVPKRRPCIGEPKDLISSDVLTVRKNVDSKRVKKKVGLDKKSLAKENLKGKLNGVLDNEGVKSRRLSLSYGNVGGLEVRRLSLDSIRKGWDRSPGGNGSVVSVSKSKFKEGSLGLDSSRSPAGNNGVASVSKLKPKNVSLVSDSVNSTACNRGVTSVSKSKSKDGSESVLPGKKSSSEDSTSKNSSISPLKSKNGTVSPKLITKPTRKDLKSSNNETLPAQLKKVDLRFGNWSDSKISSKSVPLTIHNLGKEVRIYRNISFLSAAHAMEDAAAADGVIRCMSTFAQLCESSEKDSAGQLVEQFLHLQGNMQNAAAMIEALVETRTLEGKSSNSCSSQPPSPEMCSKFASKNALSWVQAAVETDLAKFSLLRKDEKKGIQSGQNCFYVMLENAPKKIEAENSPSKNKRSPRNHDKVVSDSNAKNPPPSSRRLPSVTKRAAVETEEWCKGNGLKDAASLAEKLLLVSRGWFLNYLENFLDKDCGLMNGEADSKTASLLGQLKRVNQWLDDSFPQGHGVDERIDGLKKKLYGFMLDHVDSAILSKR from the exons atggCTTCTTTAAAGCCTGGTATATTACTAAAGCTTTTGCAGAATGTGGATAACAAAGAGGCCAAAGTTGTTGGTGAACACCGCTCTGCTCTTCTTCAG GTGATTGGAATAGTACCTTCATTGGATGATGATCCATGGAAGAGTAGGGGGTTTTATTTAAGAGTATCGGATTCAGTGCACTCAGCCTATTTATCTGTCTTAGATGAAGATGTAGAGTTGATATTGAGTGACAAGATTCAACTGGGTCAATTCATCCATGTGACCAGACTTGACTCTGGCTCCCCTGTTCCAGTGCTTTGCGGCTTAAAACCGGTGCCAAAAAGGCGTCCTTGCATAGGGGAGCCAAAGGATTTGATTTCGAGCGATGTTTTGACAGTTAGGAAAAATGTGGACTCAAAAAGGGTGAAAAAGAAGGTGGGGCTTGATAAGAAATCCTTGGCAAAGGAGAATCTAAAGGGGAAACTGAATGGAGTTTTGGATAATGAAGGTGTGAAATCAAGAAGGCTTTCATTGAGCTATGGGAATGTTGGTGGGCTGGAGGTTAGAAGGTTGAGCTTGGATTCGATCAGGAAAGGATGGGATCGGAGCCCTGGTGGTAATGGTAGTGTTGTATCAGTATCAAAGTCAAAGTTCAAAGAGGGTTCTTTGGGTTTGGATTCTTCAAGGAGCCCTGCAGGCAATAATGGTGTTGCATCGGTGTCAAAGCTGAAACCCAAAAACGTTTCTTTGGTTTCAGATTCTGTAAATAGCACTGCATGTAATAGGGGCGTTACATCAGTTTCAAAGTCAAAATCCAAAGATGGCTCGGAATCT GTTCTTCCTGGCAAGAAAAGTTCTTCTGAGGATTCCACATCAAAAAATTCAAGCATTTCACCTCTTAAATCCAAAAATGGGACAGTGTCACCAAAACTTATAACCAAACCTACTAGGAAAGATCTGAAGTCTTCAAACAATGAAACTCTACCAGCTCAACTTAAGAAGGTGGATCTCCGTTTTGGAAATTGGTCTGACTCAAAGATCTCAAGCAAGTCAGTTCCTCTGACCATCCATAATCTTGGAAAG GAGGTAAGAATTTATAGGAACATTTCCTTCCTGTCTGCTGCACATGCCATGGAAGATGCAGCCGCTGCGGATGGTGTCATTCGCTGCATGAG CACGTTTGCACAACTGTGCGAGTCATCTGAAAAAGATTCTGCTGGACAATTGGTGGAGCAATTTTTGCACCTTCAGGGGAATATGCAGAATGCAGCAGCCATGATTGAGGCGTTGGTTGAAACCAGGACTCTTGAGGGCAAAAGCAGCAATTCTTGCAGCAGTCAGCCCCCATCACCAGAAATGTGCTCTAAATTTGCAAGCAAGAATGCCTTATCATGGGTACAAGCTGCAGTTGAGACTGATCTTGCAAAATTCTCTTTGCTCAGAAAGGACGAAAAGAAAGGCATTCAGAGTGGTCAGAATTGCTTCTATGTTATGTTAGAAAATGCTCCAAAGAAAATTGAAGCCGAGAACTCCCCATCAAAAAATAAGAGAAGCCCTAGAAACCATGATAAAGTTGTATCAGAttcaaatgcaaaaaatccGCCTCCAAGTTCAAGGCGGCTTCCATCAGTGACAAAACGGGCAGCTGTTGAAACTGAAGAGTGGTGCAAGGGAAATGGGTTGAAGGATGCTGCAAGTTTAGCAGAAAAGTTGCTCTTAGTATCTCGTGGATGGTTCctaaattatttggaaaatttcTTAGACAAGGACTGTGGACTCATGAATGGCGAGGCAGATTCTAAAACAGCAAGTCTCCTTGGACAGCTTAAGAGGGTTAATCAGTGGTTGGATGATTCATTTCCGCAAGGTCATGGAGTTGATGAGAGGATAGATGGCTTAAAAAAGAAGCTGTACGGGTTTATGTTAGATCATGTTGATTCAGCAATCCTCTCAAAGAGGTAG